GGGTTCCACTGTCGGTGGTTTAGGCTGTACCCGGACTGCAGAGCGAATGCGATCCGAGTGGCAGCAGAAGCTTAGCCCAACTTCCGCACTCAGAGCACTGGAACCCTTGCGGCACCTATGTTCTTTGTCAAATTACGTCACTATCTTGCGACCATATCTTAATCGGTTTAATCATTCGCAGTGATATGCCTAGCGCCTCATAGATAGCAAGATGCTTAGGATCCGGTTTGGCAGCCTTCCTGATCCGCAAGGTGCGACCATCAGAGGTCGCCAATACCACTGTCACAATCTGGTGGTTGGAAAGCGTCTCCCGCACGGTTGCCCAGCTCGTGTAAAGCCCTCTGTCTTGTAGCGTCTTCTCTATGGCAACCAGCAGGTGATACGCAAGCACGCACAAGAATATGTGGGTCTCTACCCGGTTTTTCAACTGATGAAAGATCGGTCTCTCAGCAAGGGGACTCTTCATGGCCCGAAATGCTGACTCAGCCCGTGTCAGAAGAGAATAGACACGCCAGATCTCTTCAGCGTTTATGTCCTTGCGGTCTGTCCTAAGTAGATATCCACCATCCAGGCTCTCTGCAATCGCCTTCTTCTCCTTGTTCTCTTTCCAATATACTTTCCCATCTTCTAATCCGATCGTGTAATACCTAGCGACTCGTGGATAGCGCTCCTTCAGCCTCCCGATCTTCTCGTAGATCTTGTCCTCCGCCTTCAGCTTGCCGGACTCGACCCTCTTTGCCAGCTTCCCCAGATCAATAAGAAGCCGAGCCTCGTGCTTCTCCCGAATGGCACGATCCTTCGCCATCCGTTCCTCGCTTAAACAAAGCGCATATGTATCCCCGCACTCCCCTTCCTTTACACGCACCTTCGTCTTCTTCTGAGCCGGATTGTTTGGAGAAGGCTCCCGTACCACCTCACGCCAGCCCTCAGTCTCAAATTCCTCCAACCATTTATTCCTCTCCAATTGACGCGTTGCAACAATGTAGTGATATCCAGCGCCCCGGATGGCTTCCAGATTCTCTTCATAAGCCATGCCCCGATCAACAACCACTGTCGCGCCTTCCTTTTTCCCAACCCGTGCCTCAAGGACCTTTAACATTGAATCTACCGTCTTCTCATCTTTCTCA
The DNA window shown above is from Bacillota bacterium and carries:
- a CDS encoding IS1634 family transposase; amino-acid sequence: MYIRKTTRHAKNGRTYENYLLVESVMTPKGPRQKVICSLGNLKPRPAKEWLVLARQVEQALLGQLSIDMAPTDPLVADIVAKVRERQPKEQHPKQVGDEPISVYPDRIEVEQGREAGTVHVGNEFWNRLEIDDVLQRAGLSERERLLTRVMTLNRLISPASEHAMPDWVNRTALQDLLGVDLSQLNDDTLYRNLDQLWPRRSKIEKDLVEKERDLFNIDTTIYLYDLTSTYFEGKCEGNSIAMRGYSRDKRPDCKQVVVGLVVNRDGFPIAHEVFKGNEKDEKTVDSMLKVLEARVGKKEGATVVVDRGMAYEENLEAIRGAGYHYIVATRQLERNKWLEEFETEGWREVVREPSPNNPAQKKTKVRVKEGECGDTYALCLSEERMAKDRAIREKHEARLLIDLGKLAKRVESGKLKAEDKIYEKIGRLKERYPRVARYYTIGLEDGKVYWKENKEKKAIAESLDGGYLLRTDRKDINAEEIWRVYSLLTRAESAFRAMKSPLAERPIFHQLKNRVETHIFLCVLAYHLLVAIEKTLQDRGLYTSWATVRETLSNHQIVTVVLATSDGRTLRIRKAAKPDPKHLAIYEALGISLRMIKPIKIWSQDSDVI